AGGGACTCGGCCAGCCGCGCCGTCAGTTCCAGCCGCTGCGGTGCCATGGGGTGGCCGGGGCCAAAATTGTAGGCAGTCATGGCGGGGTCCCACACCACCGTCGTTGGCAGTGCGGAGCGCGTAATGCTGGAAGCCGTTGTCCCAAGCCTGGAGTTCATCCAGAACAGGCTACCTGAGCCTGGCGGGCCCTCCTGCCCGGTTACGCCGCGGGAATAGTGGTTTACTACTCAGGAAAGCTTGTTCAACCGAGGAAGAGCGCCATGTCTCAAAGCCAGTCGCGGTCCACGAGCCCGGCCAACTGGCAAACCAACCAGCAGGAACGGGAAGGTCTCTGGATCTTTACCCGCGTGCGCGACTTCATCGACAACATTGCCAACACGTCACCGGCCCGTTTGGCGTTGACCGTCTTCGCTGTGGTGATCCTGGTCTTCACCGGCTTACTGTCCTTGCCCGCTGCTTCTGCGGCGGGCACTGTCACGCCCCTGCACCAGTCCATGTTCACGGCGGTCTCCGCCGTCTGCGTCACCGGGTTGACGGTAGTTTCCACGGCCACGCACTGGACCTTCTTCGGCCAGTTGGTGATCCTGATCGGCATCTTCGTGGGTGGCCTCGGCACCTTGACCCTGGCCTCGCTGTTGGCCCTCATGGTCAGCAAGCGGCTCGGTGTGCGCGGCAAGCTGATCGCCCAGGAAGCCATGAACAACGCAGGCCGGCTCGGTGAAGTGGGTACCCTGCTCCGGATCGTCATCGTGACCTCGGTGGTGATCGAGGCAGCCCTGGCCATCGTGCTGATTCCCCGTTTCATGGTGCTCGGTGAAAGCTTCTGGCAATCCGTGTGGCACGGCGTATTCTACTCGATTTCCGCGTTCAACAACGCCGGATTCACGCCGCACTCCGATGGCATCGTCCCGTACGAGACCGATCTGTGGATCCTCATCCCGCTGATGTTGGGTGTGTTCCTGGGCAGCCTCGGCTTCCCTGTGGTGATGGTGCTCCAGCAGAACGGGCTCAACTGGAAAAAGTGGAACCTCCACACCAAGCTCACCATCCAGGTCTCGTTCATCCTGCTGGCAGCGGGCACGGTCCTGTGGGGCCTGATGGAGTGGGACAACGTGCGGACCATCGGCACCATGGACCTCGGCGACAAGATCACCCATTCCCTGTTCGCGTCCGTGATGACGCGATCGGGCGGCTTCAACCTGGTGGACCAGAACCACATGGAATCCACCACCATGCTCCTCACCGACGCCCTGATGTTCGCCGGCGGCGGCTCCGCCTCCACGGCCGGCGGTATCAAGGTAACCACCATCGCCGTCATGTTCCTGGCCATCATGGCCGAAGCCCGCGGCGACGCCGACGTGAAAGTCTACGGGCGCACCATCCCCCAAGGCACCATGCGCGTGGCCATCTCAGTGATCGTTGCCGGCGCCACCCTTGTGTCGGTGGCCGCGTTCTTGCTGCTCTCCATCAGCGGAGCATCGTTGGACCGGGTGCTCTTCGAATCCATTTCCGCCTTCGCCACCGTGGGACTGAGCACCAACCTCAGTGCCGAGCTGCCGCCGTCGGGCGTTTATGTCCTAACCGCTTTGATGTTTGCCGGCCGCGTCGGCACCGTCACCCTTGCCGCCGGCCTGGCCCTGCGCCAGCGCAGCCAGCTGTACCACTACCCGGAAGAGAGGCCAATCATTGGCTAGTACCACGGGGGCTGCCAACCGCCCCGCCCACAACTCACCAGTGCTGGTCGTTGGCCTCGGCCGGTTCGGATCCGCCACCGCTGAGCAGCTGGTCAAGCAAGGCCGTGAAGTCCTGGCCATCGAACGCGACCGCACCCTGGTCCAAAAGTGGGCGCCCGTGCTGACGCACGTGGTGGAGGCCGACGCCACCAACATCGACGCCCTGCGCCAGCTCGGCGCCCAGGAGTTCAGCTCAGCCGTAGTAGGCGTGGGCACGTCCATCGAGTCCTCGGTGCTCATCACCGTGAACCTGGTGGACCTCGGCATCCAGCACCTGTGGGTCAAGGCCATCACGCCCTCGCACGGCAAGATCCTCACCCGCATCGGCGCCAACCACGTGATCTATCCCGAGGCCGACGCCGGGGTCCGCGCAGCGCACCTGGTGTCCGGGCGCATGCTGGACTTCATCGAGTTCGACGACGACTACGCGATCGTCAAGATGTACCCGCCCAAGGAAACCGTGGGCTTCACCTTGGAGGAATCCAAGGTCCGTTCCAAGTACGGCGTGACCATTGTCGGCGTGAAAACCCCGGGCGAGGACTTCACGTACGCGCGGCCGGAAACCAAAGTGTCCGGCCACGACATGTTGATCGTGTCCGGACACGTGGACCTGCTGGAGCGCTTCGCAGCCCGCCCGTAACCGATGGAGTTTTTGTACAGCTAACGCCCTTTAGACGCGCTCTTAGGGGCATCAGCTGTACAAAAACTGCGAGGTTAGCCGAGCTGCTTGGTGATCTCCGCTGCCCGGGCGGCAGCGGCGCGGGCGCCGTCGGCGATGATCCTGGGCATGCCGCCGTCGTCGAAGGCCATGATGGCCCGCTCGGTGGTTCCCTTGGGGCTGGTGACGGCGACGCGAAGTGCGGTGGGATCTGCTCCCGGTTCGGCCAACATGAACCCGGCGCCCGCCACGGTTTCGCGGGCCAGCATGACCGATAGCTCCTGGTCGAGTCCGAGCTCGACGCCGGCTGCAGCCATGGCCTCTGCGAGATAGAAGGCGTATGCCGGGCCAGAACCGCTGATGGCGGACAGCGCGTCCACCTGTTCTTCGGGAATCTCCACCACCGTGCCGGCACCCGCCAGCGCCGTCTTGGCTTTTTCGAGCTGCTCAGGCGTGCAGTGGGTGCCCGGGGAGACAGAGATGACGCCGCGGCCCAGCCTTGAGGGCGTGTTGGGCATGGTCCGGATCACCGGCTGGCCGTCAGGCAGCGCTGCTTCGAGTTGGGCGATGGACACCGCTGCGGCGACGCTGACAACAATCGTGTCCTTCGCCAGGGCCGGGCTGATCTCCCGCGCAAGGTCCAGGATGCCCACCGGCTTGACGCCCAGGATGACCATGCCCGAGCCCTTGGTGGCCAGCTTGTTGTTGTCCGGCTCCTCTTCGCCTGCGATGGCCATGACGCCATGGCGCTGGGCAAGTTCATCGGCCCGCTCAGCGCGGCGGACGGTGGCGACAATGTCTGAAGGGTCCGTCCCTGCGGCGAGCAGGCCACCCAGGATTGCCTCGTTCATGGATCCACAGCCAAGGAATGCGATTCGGTTGCTCATGGCTCCATCATTGCAGTTGGCCTTGGACGGGGTCTAACGGATTCCAGATTCCCAGCTTGCTCACAAGGTTATTGCAGGCAGCACTCATGGTTGGTCCGTAACTTAGTAGTTACCTCATTGAGGGTGCGAGTGATGAGGCGGGCATGGGGATGTCCGCCACAAGCACCGGTGGCCGGGCGGGTTTTCCCCCATTTCCCGATTCGGCCGCCGGTGCTTTCGCTTTTAAGCGCTGCCGCGGTTGCGCTCATCCCGCAGTTATCCGCCTGACACACCGTTGGAGGGCACGTCAGGCGGACAAACTGAGGACCAGCGTTCGACGCCGTTAGTTGTCTACGCTGCGCAGCAGCGGAACGCTGAGGTGCTGCCGCGCGAAGCGCAGGGTTTCCGCCAGCATTTCCTCACGCTCCCCCGCTACCTTCGCCTTGCGGGTGGAAATCTCTGCCACCACCACGCCGTCGAAACCCGTGGATGCCAAATGCTGGAGGGCGTCCGCGCATTGCTGCGTACCGGTACCGGGCACCAGGTGCTCGTCCTTGCCCGAACCCGAGCCGTCCGTAAGGTGGACGTGCCGGAGCTTGCTGCCCAGCGCCTTGATGGCTTCCAAACTGTTGGCCCCGGCAGTGGCTGCGTGCGAGAAGTCCCACGTGACGTCGTCGTAATCCTGGCCCAGCGGATCCCAGTGCGGCAGGTACGCCACCGCTTCCCGGCCGCGGACACGCCACGGGTACATGTTCTCCACGGCGATACGCACCTGGTACATGGCCGCGATCTCCCGGACACCTTCCACGAAGTTCTCGGCGTAGTTTGACTGCCAACGGAACGGCGGGTGGACCACTACGGTGTCGCAACCAACATCCGCGGCCATCTGGCACGACTTCTCGATCTTGTTCCACGCGGTGCCCCACACCTGTTGCGTCAGCAGCAAGGTGGGCGCGTGAATGGAGACGATTTCCTGGTGGTAGCGGTGGCTCAATTGGATCAGGGCGTCCGGGTTCTGGCTCACAGCGTTATTGGTGACCATCACCTCCACGCCCTCATAACCCAGGTCCTGCGCCACGGCAAAAGCGTCGTGGACGCTCAAGGGGTAGACGGACGCGCTGGACAGCGCTACGGGGATCTGGCGGTTATTCACTTCAGGTTCGACGTCGTTGCTCATCTCAGGAGGCCAGCCCGCCTGCCACGGGGGCTGGGATTGGTGCAGGGGACGGGGTGTTTACGGGGACAGGAAATTCCCTGATCCCGGGGTGGGGCTCATCATTGTCCACGGTTTTGGCACCGTCCTTGGCTGCTTTCTTTTTGGATTTGTCCTTCTTCCGCTTGCCCACATGGGGAGCGGGATCCAGGGCCTCTTCGAACACCAACTGGTCAAGCCGGCGCAGGATCAAGCCTTCCCGCAGCGCCCACGGACAAATTTCCATGGTGGGGAACTCAAAGAGCTCCAAGGCAGCTTCGGCCACCAGCGCGCCCGCCAACAGTTGGCGGGCACGGGCATCCGAAACGCCCGGGAGGTACAGCCTGTCCTCCACCGTCATGGCGGAAATGCGCTGGGCCCAAAGGCCGAGGTCCGCTGCGTGGAGTTCGCGCTTCACGTATGGTCCAGCTGCGCTGGGAGCAGCTCCGGCAATGCGGGCCAGTGACCGGAAGGTCTTGGAGGTGCCGGCTACGAGGTTCGCGCGGCCCAGTTCATGGAAATTGCGGACCACAGGCTTCAGGGTGGAACGGATGTAGCGACGCAGTTCCTTGACGCTCTTGGCTGTTGGAGGGTCATCGTGCAGCCAGTCCCGCGTCAGGCGGCTGGCACCCAGGGGAACGGAGGTGGCGAACTCAGGGAGTTCGTCCGTTCCGTAAGCCATTTCAAACGAACCGCCCCCGATGTCCAGGTCCAGGATGGGACCTGCACCCCATCCATACCAACGGCGTACGGCGAAGAAGGTCATGGAGGCTTCTTCGCTGCCCGTGAGTTCCTGGAGGGTCACCGTGGTTTCGTGTTTCACCCGGGCCAGGACTTCCGGACCGTTGGTGGCCTCGCGGATGGCGGACGTACAGAACGCCAGGAGGTCCTCCGCCTTATGGCTGGCCGCGAACTCCCAGGCTTCCAGCACGAACTCGATGAGCTCGTGCTGGCCGGCGTCGTTGATATTGCCGTCACCGTCAAGGTATTGCACCAACGACAGCGGACGCTTATGGGATGCGAAAGCCACCGGGCGCGCGCCCGGATGAGCATCCACCAGCAGCAGATGGACGGTGTTGGAACCGATGTCTAGAACGCCAAGACGCATTCTGCCATTATTCACCGATTCCAAGCCCGTGAAGCAACTTGGCGACGACGTTTCGTCGACGGAAGAGTGGCCGGATGGTGGGACCCACCCTATTCCGTGGGCTCCCCTGCTTCGTCAGCGCGCTTGAAGTCACGGCGGATATTGGCGATGCCTTCGGGATCAATTTCGAAGCCGAACTCGCTGCCCGGGTTGATGACCATGCCCAGTTCATCCCCGATGTTGCCGAGGATCGCCGAGCCCATGGTGCCCAGGACGTGCGGCGCTGCTTCGAGGAAGCGCTCATCGACGCGGCTCGGGTGGCTGAAGACTGCCAGGACGGGCTGTCCGTCGGCGTTGGAGAGCACCAGCGGCTCCACCGACGAGTCCGGGCCGTCCACCGCTTCGGAGCTGACCAGGTAGACCTCGTTGTTGAGGAAAGCGAGGATGACATCCACCGGGTTGGCGTCCGGCTGCTCGGCCGAGGCGAGCTTCGCCTCGAGGTCGTTCAAGGGTTCGTTGTCCGGTGAAACGGTCTGTTCAGTCATGGTTCTACTCGACCACGATGCCGGCCGGGACGCAATTCGCGCATGCTGTCCCGGCCTTCGGTGAAGCTACTTCTTGGCTGCGGTCTTCCTGGCCGGCGCTTTGCGGGTGGTAGTCCGCTTGACCGGGCCCTTGGCCCGCTTTTCAGCCAAAAGTTCGACGGCGCGTTCCCGGGTCAGTTCCTCCAGCGAGGTGGTGCGCGGGACCGTGATGTTGGTGATGCCGTCTGTGATGTACGGGCCGAAGCGACCTTCCTTCACCACGATGTTCTTTTCCGAAACAGGGTCCGGGCCGAACTCGGCAAGCGGCGGTACAGCTGCACGGGCGCCCCGCTGCTTGGGCTGTGAGTAGATCTCCAGTGCCTGTTCCAGGGTGATCGTGAAGATTTCCTCTTCCGAACCGATGGAGCGGGAATCCGTGCCCTTCTTCAGGTACGGACCAAAGCGGCCGTTCTGCACCGTGATGGGGTTGCCGTCCGCATCCTCACCGAGGACCCGCGGCAGGCTCATGAGCTGCAGCGCCTCGTCCAGGGTGACCGTGTCCACCGTCATGGACTTGAACAACGAACCGGTGCGCGGCTTGGCCTTGACGGGCTTCTTGGGCGGCTTCGGCTTGCCGTTCTTGTAATACTCAACAGGCTGGTTGGCCAACTGTTCCTCGGTCATCTCCGGGATAATCTCGGTGACGTAGGCTCCGTAACGGCCGTTCTTGGCCACCACGGTGTGCCCGGTGTGCGGATCAGCGCCCAGGACGCGTTCCTCCGGGGCGGCAGTCTCCATCAACTCAATGGCCTTCGCGGCCGTGAGCTCATCCGGGGCAAGTTCCTCGGGGACGTTGGCCCGGGAGGACTCAACTACCTCGCCGGTCTTCTGGTCGATGGTGGGGATCGAGCTTTCCAGGTAGGGCCCGAACTTGCCTACCCGGAGTGTGATGCCTTCGGCGATGGGCACGGAGTTGATCTCGCGGGCGTCGATTTCGCCGAGGTTGTTGACGATGCTCAGCAGGCCCGGATCGGCGTCTTCACCGTAGTAGAAGTGCTTGAGCCAGGCAGCGCCTGCGGCCTGCCCATTGGCGATCTTGTCCAGGTCGCCTTCCATGTCCGCGGTGAACTCGTAGTCCACGTAGTCCGTGAAGTGCTGCTCCAGCAGACGGATCACCGAGAAAGCGATCCAGCTCGGAACCAGGGCGGAACCCTGTTTCCGGACATAGCCGCGGTCCTGGATGGTGGAAATCGTGGAGGCATAGGTGGACGGACGGCCGATGCCGCGCTTTTCCAGTTCAGCAGTCAGCGATGCTTCTGTGTACCGCGGCGGTGGAGACGTTTCGTGTCCCACAGCCAGGATGTCGGATGCCTTCAGGGAATCGCCCTTGGCAACATTGGGCAGGCGACGGGCTTCGTCCGACTCGTCATCGCCGCGGCTCTCGTCCTTGCCTTCTTCATAGGCGGCCAGGAAGCCGGGGAAGGTGATGACGGTACCGGAAGCCGAGAATTCGGCGTCGCGTCCGTCTGCCGCCACCGCACCGAGGCGGATGGTGGCGGTGGAGCCCTTGGCGTCTGCCATCTGCGAGGCCACCGTGCGCTTCCAGATGAGCTCGTACAGCCGGAACTCATCGCCGCTCAGCTGCTTGGCCACCTGTGCCGGGGTGCGGAAGGAGTCTCCTGCGGGACGGATGGCCTCGTGCGCTTCCTGGGCGTTGGCGGCCTTGTTGGCGTACACGCGGGGGCTCTGGGGCACGTACTCGGGGCCGTAGAGCTCGGCGGCCTGGCGGCGGGATGCCGTGAGGGCTTCATCGCTCAAGGCCGACGAGTCGGTACGCATATACGTGATGTAGCCGTTTTCATACAGGCGCTGGGCTACCTGCATGGTGCTCTTGGAGGAGAAGCGCAGCTTGCGGCCGGCTTCCTGCTGCAGCGTCGACGTGGTGAACGGTGCGGCCGGGCGGCGGGTGTATGGCTTGGTATCTACGGAGCGAACGCGGAATTCGGCGTTCTCCAGACCTGCGGCCAAGGACGTGGCAAGTTCCTCGTTGAGGTGCACCACGGTAGAGGAGGTGAGCTGGCCGTTGTCATTGAAGTCACGGCCGCTGGCAACCTTGGAACCGTCCACAGCAGCAAGCTTGGCCTTGAAGGAACCCGAGTCAGCACCGAACTGGCCCGTGAGGTCCCAGTAGGACGCTGCCCGGAAAGCCATGCGTTCACGTTCGCGGTCCACCACCATGCGGGTCACCACGGACTGCACACGGCCGGCCGAGAGCCCGCGGGCAACCTTGCGCCACAGGACAGGAGAGATCTCATAGCCATACAGGCGGTCGAGGATGCGGCGGGTTTCCTGGGCATCCACCAAAGCGGTGTCTACATCGCGCAGGTTATCCATGGCGCGATGGATGGCTTCCTTGGTGATTTCGCCAAAGGTCATGCGATAGACGGGAACCTTGGGCTTCAGGACCTCCAGGAGGTGCCACGCGATGGCCTCGCCTTCGCGGTCCCCATCGGTTGCGAGGTAGAGCGCATCAGCGTCTTTCAGCTGGGCCTTGAGCTCGGCAACCTTTTTCTTCTTGTCCGGGGAGACAACGTAGTACGGCTTGAAGTCGTTTTCGATGTCTACGGCGAACTTGCCCAGCGAGGTCTTCTTCAGTTCTGCAGGGAGATCAGACGGCTGCGGGAGGTCCCGGATGTGGCCGATGGAAGCCTCGACGATGAAGCCTTCGCCAAGGTACTTGGCGATGGTCTTACTCTTGGCGGGAGACTCCACGATCACGAGTTTCTTGCCGGTTTTTGCCTTGCTGGGCACGGTGCTCCTACAGAAAAAATGTGTAATTGGGCTGGTGCCCATATTGGCCTAGTTCACCATAGTTTGCAGAATCCTGCGTTTTGGTACGGAAACCAGGGCGGTCATTCGGTGACCAGGCCGGAGGGTTATTGCCCGGGTGCCACGCGGTCATCCGGGATCATTGACCACAAGGTTGCCACACGTTCGGCACCTTCCGGAATTTGCGTGGGATCCTCGAGTTCGTACTCCCTCACGACCTCGCGGATTCTGTCCGCCAGTTCCTTGCGTTGCGGGTTGGTGAGATAGAGCAGGTTGCTGGAGAGGACCACCGATACCGGTTCTTCTCCCCCTTCACCGCGTTGGCGGCGCTCCCCCCGGGCTTTGGCGAAGGCAGAAGCGCGTCGACGGAAGGCATCGAGCTCCAGGTCAACCACGGCAATCTCGGGGCTGGCGACGCTGCCTCCCGAGATGGTGAAGTCTGTTCCGGCCGCTTTCCAACGCCGCTCGCGTGCATCCCCGGCATTTTCGGCTGGTGCCACGATCCCCCATTTCTGGAGGGCGCGGAGGTGATAGCTCATGGCGCTGGGGGTCAGGCCGGTCCGGGCAGCGAGTTCGGTTGCTGTGTGGCTCACTTGGGTGGCGTATAGCTCTGAGATGACCTCGATGCGGGCAGCGTGCGCCAAGGCGCGGATAGCCTTGGGATCGGTGATCTCAACCGTCTTCTCGGCCCGCTTCCGCCGCGGAACGTCGCCCGACGTTTGGGATGTCTCGTTGTTCGCAATCACTTGATCAGTGTAGTCAGGGTCACTTGCGGGACCATCGGAGTTCATCGCCGGCGGCGTCGCGTCGCTGCTCATTCGCTGGTCCGCGTCGGGTCCGGAAGCAGGAAACCCTCAAGGACGAGGTTGGTGACGTCCCTGTACAGGCTCTCCCTGAAAGCATCCTCGTCAAAGTCCTCGTCGCCTCCCAACAGCGAGACCAGGGCCGCCACGATCTGGCGGACCGACAACTGTCCGTCGCAGGCAGAGGCGAAACCTGCAAGCTCCGTGCT
Above is a genomic segment from Arthrobacter sp. YN containing:
- a CDS encoding SseB family protein, with the translated sequence MTEQTVSPDNEPLNDLEAKLASAEQPDANPVDVILAFLNNEVYLVSSEAVDGPDSSVEPLVLSNADGQPVLAVFSHPSRVDERFLEAAPHVLGTMGSAILGNIGDELGMVINPGSEFGFEIDPEGIANIRRDFKRADEAGEPTE
- a CDS encoding sugar phosphate isomerase/epimerase family protein, translating into MSNDVEPEVNNRQIPVALSSASVYPLSVHDAFAVAQDLGYEGVEVMVTNNAVSQNPDALIQLSHRYHQEIVSIHAPTLLLTQQVWGTAWNKIEKSCQMAADVGCDTVVVHPPFRWQSNYAENFVEGVREIAAMYQVRIAVENMYPWRVRGREAVAYLPHWDPLGQDYDDVTWDFSHAATAGANSLEAIKALGSKLRHVHLTDGSGSGKDEHLVPGTGTQQCADALQHLASTGFDGVVVAEISTRKAKVAGEREEMLAETLRFARQHLSVPLLRSVDN
- a CDS encoding potassium channel family protein; this translates as MLVVGLGRFGSATAEQLVKQGREVLAIERDRTLVQKWAPVLTHVVEADATNIDALRQLGAQEFSSAVVGVGTSIESSVLITVNLVDLGIQHLWVKAITPSHGKILTRIGANHVIYPEADAGVRAAHLVSGRMLDFIEFDDDYAIVKMYPPKETVGFTLEESKVRSKYGVTIVGVKTPGEDFTYARPETKVSGHDMLIVSGHVDLLERFAARP
- a CDS encoding ArsR/SmtB family transcription factor, which gives rise to MNSDGPASDPDYTDQVIANNETSQTSGDVPRRKRAEKTVEITDPKAIRALAHAARIEVISELYATQVSHTATELAARTGLTPSAMSYHLRALQKWGIVAPAENAGDARERRWKAAGTDFTISGGSVASPEIAVVDLELDAFRRRASAFAKARGERRQRGEGGEEPVSVVLSSNLLYLTNPQRKELADRIREVVREYELEDPTQIPEGAERVATLWSMIPDDRVAPGQ
- the proC gene encoding pyrroline-5-carboxylate reductase, with product MSNRIAFLGCGSMNEAILGGLLAAGTDPSDIVATVRRAERADELAQRHGVMAIAGEEEPDNNKLATKGSGMVILGVKPVGILDLAREISPALAKDTIVVSVAAAVSIAQLEAALPDGQPVIRTMPNTPSRLGRGVISVSPGTHCTPEQLEKAKTALAGAGTVVEIPEEQVDALSAISGSGPAYAFYLAEAMAAAGVELGLDQELSVMLARETVAGAGFMLAEPGADPTALRVAVTSPKGTTERAIMAFDDGGMPRIIADGARAAAARAAEITKQLG
- the topA gene encoding type I DNA topoisomerase → MPSKAKTGKKLVIVESPAKSKTIAKYLGEGFIVEASIGHIRDLPQPSDLPAELKKTSLGKFAVDIENDFKPYYVVSPDKKKKVAELKAQLKDADALYLATDGDREGEAIAWHLLEVLKPKVPVYRMTFGEITKEAIHRAMDNLRDVDTALVDAQETRRILDRLYGYEISPVLWRKVARGLSAGRVQSVVTRMVVDRERERMAFRAASYWDLTGQFGADSGSFKAKLAAVDGSKVASGRDFNDNGQLTSSTVVHLNEELATSLAAGLENAEFRVRSVDTKPYTRRPAAPFTTSTLQQEAGRKLRFSSKSTMQVAQRLYENGYITYMRTDSSALSDEALTASRRQAAELYGPEYVPQSPRVYANKAANAQEAHEAIRPAGDSFRTPAQVAKQLSGDEFRLYELIWKRTVASQMADAKGSTATIRLGAVAADGRDAEFSASGTVITFPGFLAAYEEGKDESRGDDESDEARRLPNVAKGDSLKASDILAVGHETSPPPRYTEASLTAELEKRGIGRPSTYASTISTIQDRGYVRKQGSALVPSWIAFSVIRLLEQHFTDYVDYEFTADMEGDLDKIANGQAAGAAWLKHFYYGEDADPGLLSIVNNLGEIDAREINSVPIAEGITLRVGKFGPYLESSIPTIDQKTGEVVESSRANVPEELAPDELTAAKAIELMETAAPEERVLGADPHTGHTVVAKNGRYGAYVTEIIPEMTEEQLANQPVEYYKNGKPKPPKKPVKAKPRTGSLFKSMTVDTVTLDEALQLMSLPRVLGEDADGNPITVQNGRFGPYLKKGTDSRSIGSEEEIFTITLEQALEIYSQPKQRGARAAVPPLAEFGPDPVSEKNIVVKEGRFGPYITDGITNITVPRTTSLEELTRERAVELLAEKRAKGPVKRTTTRKAPARKTAAKK
- a CDS encoding TrkH family potassium uptake protein, which translates into the protein MSQSQSRSTSPANWQTNQQEREGLWIFTRVRDFIDNIANTSPARLALTVFAVVILVFTGLLSLPAASAAGTVTPLHQSMFTAVSAVCVTGLTVVSTATHWTFFGQLVILIGIFVGGLGTLTLASLLALMVSKRLGVRGKLIAQEAMNNAGRLGEVGTLLRIVIVTSVVIEAALAIVLIPRFMVLGESFWQSVWHGVFYSISAFNNAGFTPHSDGIVPYETDLWILIPLMLGVFLGSLGFPVVMVLQQNGLNWKKWNLHTKLTIQVSFILLAAGTVLWGLMEWDNVRTIGTMDLGDKITHSLFASVMTRSGGFNLVDQNHMESTTMLLTDALMFAGGGSASTAGGIKVTTIAVMFLAIMAEARGDADVKVYGRTIPQGTMRVAISVIVAGATLVSVAAFLLLSISGASLDRVLFESISAFATVGLSTNLSAELPPSGVYVLTALMFAGRVGTVTLAAGLALRQRSQLYHYPEERPIIG
- a CDS encoding Ppx/GppA phosphatase family protein, which translates into the protein MRLGVLDIGSNTVHLLLVDAHPGARPVAFASHKRPLSLVQYLDGDGNINDAGQHELIEFVLEAWEFAASHKAEDLLAFCTSAIREATNGPEVLARVKHETTVTLQELTGSEEASMTFFAVRRWYGWGAGPILDLDIGGGSFEMAYGTDELPEFATSVPLGASRLTRDWLHDDPPTAKSVKELRRYIRSTLKPVVRNFHELGRANLVAGTSKTFRSLARIAGAAPSAAGPYVKRELHAADLGLWAQRISAMTVEDRLYLPGVSDARARQLLAGALVAEAALELFEFPTMEICPWALREGLILRRLDQLVFEEALDPAPHVGKRKKDKSKKKAAKDGAKTVDNDEPHPGIREFPVPVNTPSPAPIPAPVAGGLAS